The following proteins are encoded in a genomic region of Actinomadura sp. NAK00032:
- the rpmG gene encoding 50S ribosomal protein L33, translating to MAATDVRPKITLACQECKHRNYITRKNRRNDPDRLELKKYCPNCRCHRPHRETR from the coding sequence GTGGCTGCCACCGACGTCCGGCCGAAGATCACGCTGGCCTGCCAGGAGTGCAAGCACCGCAACTACATCACGCGGAAGAACCGGCGCAACGACCCGGACCGCCTTGAGCTGAAGAAGTACTGCCCCAACTGCCGCTGCCACCGCCCGCACCGGGAGACCCGGTAG
- a CDS encoding acyl-CoA dehydrogenase family protein, translating to MEPQDFDDVLKAVRSFVREQVVPREDEIEETDAIPAALRRTSRDMGLFGYALPEQYGGLGLSLSEEVRLVFEIGYASPAFRSMFGTSNGIAGQVLVNSGTEAQKDAWLPKLASGEVIGAFALTEAEAGSDPSTLTTTAVPDGDGGYAISGAKRFITNAPEADVFMVFARTGGAGSRGISTFLVEKGADGLSVGPSDQKMGQRGAHTAEVFFDNVRVPAEAMVGTEGTGFRTAMASLAHGRLSIAAVCVGLAQRILDETVAYAKERSQGGKTIGEYQLVQGLIADSQTELYAGRSMVLEAARAYDAGEDTRLGPSCAKYFCSEMVGRVADRAVQVYGGMGYMRGVAVERFYRDVRLFRIYEGTSQIQQLVIARDLLR from the coding sequence ATGGAGCCACAGGATTTCGACGACGTGCTCAAGGCCGTCCGCAGCTTCGTCCGCGAGCAGGTCGTCCCGCGCGAGGACGAGATCGAGGAGACCGACGCGATCCCGGCGGCGCTGCGCCGCACGTCCCGGGACATGGGCCTGTTCGGGTACGCGCTGCCCGAGCAGTACGGCGGCCTCGGCCTGTCGCTGAGCGAGGAGGTCCGGCTCGTCTTCGAGATCGGCTACGCAAGCCCTGCGTTCCGCTCCATGTTCGGCACCAGCAACGGCATCGCCGGGCAGGTCCTGGTGAACTCCGGGACCGAGGCGCAGAAGGACGCGTGGCTCCCCAAGCTCGCGTCCGGCGAGGTCATCGGCGCGTTCGCGCTCACCGAGGCCGAGGCCGGCTCCGACCCCAGCACGCTCACCACGACCGCCGTCCCTGACGGCGACGGCGGCTACGCCATCAGCGGTGCGAAGCGGTTCATCACCAACGCCCCCGAGGCCGACGTCTTCATGGTCTTCGCCAGGACGGGCGGCGCCGGTTCGCGCGGCATCTCCACGTTCCTCGTCGAGAAGGGCGCGGACGGCCTGAGCGTCGGCCCGTCCGACCAGAAGATGGGCCAGCGCGGTGCCCACACGGCCGAGGTCTTCTTCGACAACGTGCGCGTCCCTGCCGAAGCCATGGTCGGGACGGAGGGAACGGGCTTCCGCACCGCGATGGCATCCCTCGCCCATGGGCGGCTCAGCATCGCCGCCGTCTGCGTCGGCCTCGCCCAGAGGATCCTGGACGAGACGGTCGCCTACGCCAAGGAACGCAGCCAGGGCGGTAAGACGATCGGCGAATACCAGCTCGTCCAGGGGCTCATCGCCGATTCCCAGACCGAGCTGTACGCCGGACGCTCCATGGTGCTGGAGGCCGCCCGTGCCTACGACGCCGGTGAGGACACCAGGCTCGGGCCGTCATGCGCCAAGTACTTCTGCTCGGAGATGGTCGGACGCGTCGCCGACCGCGCCGTCCAGGTCTACGGCGGCATGGGCTACATGCGCGGCGTGGCCGTCGAGCGCTTCTACCGCGACGTCAGGCTGTTCCGGATCTACGAGGGGACGAGCCAGATCCAGCAGCTCGTCATCGCCCGCGACCTGCTGCGCTGA
- a CDS encoding MaoC family dehydratase — translation MTAKVNYADVEVGTEIPAQTYAVDRANLVMYAGASGDFNPIHWRESVAKAVGLPDVIAHGMYTMAQGGRFVTDWAGDPGAVVDYGVRFSSPVVVPDEGGATLEISGKVEEKLDDGKVVVALTARSNDQKVLTRARAVVKLA, via the coding sequence ATGACCGCCAAGGTGAACTACGCCGACGTCGAGGTCGGCACCGAGATCCCCGCGCAGACCTACGCGGTCGACCGCGCCAACCTCGTCATGTACGCGGGCGCGTCCGGGGACTTCAACCCGATCCACTGGCGCGAGTCCGTCGCGAAGGCCGTCGGCCTGCCGGACGTGATCGCGCACGGCATGTACACGATGGCGCAGGGCGGCCGGTTCGTCACCGACTGGGCCGGCGATCCGGGTGCGGTCGTCGACTACGGGGTACGGTTCTCCTCTCCGGTGGTCGTCCCCGACGAGGGCGGCGCGACCCTGGAGATCAGCGGCAAGGTGGAGGAGAAGCTCGACGACGGCAAGGTCGTCGTGGCGCTCACCGCCAGGTCGAACGACCAGAAGGTCCTCACGCGCGCGCGGGCGGTCGTCAAGCTCGCCTGA
- a CDS encoding protein phosphatase 2C domain-containing protein codes for MSEATPGRPNEDFVAAGPGWVVLLDGATAPQGVDSGCRHDPAWLVRRLGGRIAALLALEDGKPLPDLVAEAIKVTGEAHTGTCDLQNPDSPSATVSLLRRRGAAVEWFVLADSPIVVDVGEIMVFRDDRVDHLPSYTLEGVRKSRNSPGGFWVASTKPEAAYEGLTGEVPVDGLRRAAVLSDGASRLVERFGHMDWDELLQLLDDEGPRELVKRTRAAEAAGTKPRGKQYDDATAVLVRF; via the coding sequence GTGAGTGAGGCGACGCCGGGGCGGCCGAACGAGGATTTCGTGGCGGCCGGGCCCGGCTGGGTGGTGCTGCTGGACGGGGCGACGGCGCCGCAGGGGGTGGACAGCGGGTGCCGGCACGATCCGGCGTGGCTGGTGCGCCGGCTCGGCGGCCGGATCGCGGCGCTGCTGGCGCTGGAGGACGGCAAGCCGCTGCCCGACCTGGTCGCGGAGGCGATCAAGGTGACGGGGGAGGCGCACACGGGGACGTGTGACCTGCAGAACCCGGACAGCCCGTCGGCGACCGTGTCGCTGCTGCGCCGCCGCGGCGCGGCCGTGGAGTGGTTCGTCCTCGCCGACTCCCCGATCGTGGTGGACGTCGGCGAGATCATGGTCTTCCGGGACGACCGGGTCGACCATCTCCCGAGCTACACCCTCGAAGGCGTGCGCAAGTCGCGCAACAGCCCCGGCGGGTTCTGGGTGGCGAGCACCAAGCCCGAGGCCGCGTACGAAGGACTGACCGGCGAGGTGCCGGTGGACGGCCTGCGCCGCGCGGCGGTGCTGAGCGACGGCGCGTCCAGGCTTGTGGAGCGGTTCGGTCACATGGACTGGGACGAACTGCTCCAGCTCCTGGACGACGAGGGCCCGAGGGAGCTCGTCAAGCGCACCAGGGCCGCGGAGGCGGCGGGCACGAAGCCCAGGGGCAAGCAGTACGACGACGCCACCGCCGTCCTGGTGCGCTTCTGA
- a CDS encoding MaoC family dehydratase N-terminal domain-containing protein: MALNRDFIGRSFPPSEPYEVSRVKIREFADAIGDHNPVYRDQEAAKAAGYPDVIAPPTFPIVVSLGNAGLADPDLGLNYAMVVHGEQRFEYTRPLRAGDVVTCTSTITEIKSIGNNEKMVIETDVKTTEGELICKTYNTIVERGA, encoded by the coding sequence ATGGCACTCAACCGCGATTTCATCGGGCGGAGCTTCCCGCCCAGCGAGCCGTACGAGGTCAGCCGGGTGAAGATCCGCGAGTTCGCGGACGCGATCGGCGACCATAACCCGGTCTACCGCGACCAGGAGGCGGCCAAGGCGGCCGGATACCCCGACGTCATCGCGCCGCCCACCTTCCCGATCGTGGTCTCCCTCGGCAACGCCGGCCTCGCCGACCCCGACCTCGGGCTCAATTACGCGATGGTCGTGCACGGCGAGCAGCGCTTCGAGTACACCCGCCCGCTGCGCGCCGGCGACGTCGTGACCTGCACGTCCACGATCACCGAGATCAAGTCGATCGGCAACAACGAGAAGATGGTCATCGAGACCGACGTCAAGACGACCGAGGGCGAACTGATCTGCAAGACCTACAACACGATCGTGGAGCGGGGGGCCTGA